The proteins below are encoded in one region of Levilactobacillus namurensis:
- a CDS encoding DUF2213 domain-containing protein — protein sequence MKFYDRAELGKYTETPEGYLHGEFPITRPGVFPYMRNGGSVSQVAKLPDEVFSKETIESANNKPLTNDHPNVGVDVRNFKALSVGMTDSDAHVEDNKLVVGATITDPDMIAQVKSGKRELSIGFNADVPTESGEYGGAQYDAAQRNIKINHIAIVDRGRAGHGISIHDSAVFVMGDNNTNTGGKHMANLIIDSQQFEVDQHVADAHDDLKKQVAAKEAELAKLKKQLNGANDEAASSKKEADSLKGERDALKTQLKDAQDKQLDQDALDKRIDARLALQTSAARFVGDSFDFKGKTDREVKVAAIKTTNDSFDEKDKSDDYINAFYDSAVSLADKKGFTHTLGGQGGNQNETDSVDKLKGDRANAYK from the coding sequence ATGAAATTCTATGATCGTGCTGAGCTTGGCAAGTATACTGAAACGCCCGAAGGTTATTTACACGGGGAGTTTCCGATTACGCGTCCCGGAGTCTTCCCGTATATGCGTAATGGTGGAAGTGTCTCCCAAGTGGCAAAGCTTCCGGATGAGGTATTTTCTAAGGAGACCATCGAATCTGCCAACAATAAGCCATTGACTAATGACCACCCAAACGTGGGTGTTGATGTGCGGAACTTCAAGGCATTATCTGTAGGGATGACCGACAGTGACGCCCACGTTGAAGACAATAAGCTGGTAGTTGGGGCAACCATTACGGACCCAGACATGATTGCTCAGGTTAAGTCGGGTAAGCGGGAACTTTCAATTGGCTTCAATGCTGACGTTCCTACAGAATCCGGAGAGTACGGCGGAGCCCAGTATGACGCCGCTCAGCGTAATATCAAGATAAATCACATTGCTATCGTAGATAGAGGCCGCGCAGGTCATGGAATTTCAATCCATGACAGTGCGGTTTTTGTTATGGGCGATAACAACACGAATACAGGAGGAAAACACATGGCTAATTTGATTATCGACAGCCAACAGTTCGAAGTGGACCAGCATGTTGCAGATGCCCACGACGACTTAAAGAAGCAAGTGGCTGCTAAAGAGGCTGAACTTGCAAAGCTAAAGAAGCAACTGAACGGGGCGAATGACGAAGCGGCAAGCTCTAAGAAGGAAGCCGACTCACTCAAGGGCGAACGGGATGCCTTGAAGACTCAGCTTAAGGATGCTCAAGATAAGCAACTTGATCAAGACGCCTTAGACAAGCGTATTGATGCGCGGCTTGCATTACAGACTAGTGCGGCCCGTTTCGTCGGTGATAGCTTCGACTTCAAGGGAAAGACTGACCGGGAAGTTAAGGTGGCTGCCATCAAGACCACCAATGATTCCTTTGATGAAAAGGATAAGTCTGACGACTATATCAATGCATTCTACGATTCTGCGGTTTCCTTGGCAGATAAGAAAGGGTTCACTCACACGTTGGGTGGCCAAGGTGGGAACCAAAACGAAACTGACTCGGTAGATAAGCTCAAAGGCGACCGAGCCAACGCCTACAAGTAA
- a CDS encoding LysM peptidoglycan-binding domain-containing protein yields the protein MADTNSSSAASTPSSAAPSSKTVTSMYASSTTPAAPATKPKGTAKTVTLKEGDKLWRVATDAGISLDTLVQINGLKDYSVKPGKVLQLP from the coding sequence ATGGCAGATACAAATTCATCTAGTGCCGCAAGTACGCCAAGCTCTGCAGCACCTAGCTCTAAAACTGTTACTAGCATGTATGCTTCGAGTACGACACCAGCAGCACCAGCAACTAAGCCTAAGGGTACGGCCAAGACCGTGACCTTAAAAGAAGGCGACAAGCTATGGCGGGTTGCCACTGATGCTGGTATTTCACTGGACACACTTGTACAAATTAATGGCTTGAAGGACTATTCGGTTAAGCCCGGTAAGGTTCTGCAATTGCCATAG